The genome window GCGCTCGGCAAGAAGGCCAAGCGCAACTATCTCGACATGCAGCCGGGAGACGTGCCGCGGACCTTCGCCAGCGCCGATCTGCTGGAGCGCCTGACCGGCTATCGCCCACAGACGTCGCTTGACGAAGGCGTCGCGGCCCTCGTCGACTGGTATCGGGCGTATCGCCGCGCGCATGGAGAACTGGCGTATTGAGAGCGGCCGCTCGACGCCTGCGTCGCGGCCTTCCTGTCGTCGCCGTCGGCGAGCGGGGGGGCGCGCTCCGCAGCGCGCCTACTTCTTGTTGGCCGAGAGGAATCGATGCGCGGCGTCTTCGTCGAAGACCGGCGTGATGTGATTGACGTTGAGGTCTGTCCAGGATTGGAAGAGCTTGCCGAGATCGGCGATGTCATTGGCTTCGACGATGCTCCAGCCCTCGAGCAGCGTGACGGAAAGCCAGTTTCCGACGACTTTCATTCCCTCTGGCGCGGC of Methylocystis sp. SC2 contains these proteins:
- a CDS encoding DUF3303 domain-containing protein, with product MLFAIYYEMTPEHRDEVLKRFQKLGDAAPEGMKVVGNWLSVTLLEGWSIVEANDIADLGKLFQSWTDLNVNHITPVFDEDAAHRFLSANKK